The following coding sequences lie in one Silvibacterium dinghuense genomic window:
- a CDS encoding ABC transporter permease: MSRTPTLRVLQQPLAWAGLIILAGMLLVALLAPWIARENPAAIDLSHRLASPGAAHWFGTDELGRDIFARVVYGARLSLGIAVMVVACSLSAGILLGGLAGYFGGLIDITINIFLMNAFMAMPGILLAIAFVAFLGPGMINLVLALSIGGWVGYARLVRAQVLAVREREFVEAARALGAGHLRIFLRHILPNILQPLIVQSAIGMAGAVLAEATLSFLGLGVPPPTPSWGSMLDEARSHLFDAPHLVLFPALAVMLCVLCFNFLGDALRDYLDPRTRISAGL, from the coding sequence ATGAGCCGAACCCCTACTCTGCGCGTTCTGCAACAACCGCTTGCCTGGGCAGGGCTCATCATCCTGGCGGGAATGCTCCTGGTCGCGCTGCTTGCGCCTTGGATAGCACGGGAAAATCCGGCAGCCATCGACCTGTCGCATCGGCTGGCTTCGCCCGGCGCTGCGCACTGGTTCGGCACCGATGAACTCGGCCGCGACATCTTCGCCCGCGTCGTCTACGGAGCCCGTCTCTCGCTGGGCATTGCGGTCATGGTCGTTGCCTGCTCCCTTTCGGCAGGCATCCTGCTCGGAGGTCTGGCCGGCTACTTCGGCGGGCTGATCGACATCACCATCAATATCTTTTTGATGAATGCCTTCATGGCCATGCCCGGCATCCTGCTGGCCATCGCCTTCGTCGCCTTCCTCGGCCCGGGCATGATCAACCTCGTCCTCGCCCTCTCCATCGGCGGATGGGTCGGCTATGCGCGCCTCGTCCGTGCCCAGGTCCTCGCCGTACGCGAGCGGGAGTTCGTCGAAGCGGCACGCGCGCTCGGCGCCGGCCACCTGCGTATCTTTCTAAGACACATCCTGCCCAATATCCTGCAGCCGCTCATCGTACAGTCGGCCATCGGCATGGCTGGAGCTGTCCTTGCCGAAGCCACGCTCAGCTTCCTCGGCCTCGGCGTGCCGCCGCCTACACCCAGCTGGGGCTCCATGCTCGACGAGGCCCGGTCGCACCTCTTCGACGCACCGCATCTCGTGCTCTTCCCTGCACTCGCCGTCATGCTCTGCGTGCTCTGCTTCAACTTCCTCGGCGACGCACTCCGTGATTATCTCGATCCCCGCACCCGCATCAGCGCCGGGCTGTAG
- a CDS encoding glycoside hydrolase family 130 protein — protein MRSAVLAVTLMVFPWVAALAQSPQAASLPDAPPDWAIGPFTRPVEGNPVITPDPKSTFTDPITHQPVRWEALHTFNPAAVVRDGKVYVLYRAEDDSGSMAIGMHTSRLGLAVSEDGIHFRREATPVFYPAEDSQKDLEWPGGVEDPRLVESPDAHSRNRYVLTYTQWNRKTYAVGIATSPDLVHWTKSGPAFKGAAGGKYDSLRYKSAGILTAIVDGRLKAAKIDGKFWMYWGEGAIHLATSQDLIHWTPLEDAKGAPQELLKSRAGHFDSFFPETGPPPVVTRQGIVVLYNGKNAADGGDTKLGAGAYAVGEALFDAVHPSQLEAQFDEPVLWPVMPWEKTGQYAAGTTFGEGLVLFHGQWFLYYGCADSLVAVATAPYRR, from the coding sequence ATGCGATCTGCTGTTCTCGCTGTGACGCTGATGGTGTTTCCGTGGGTGGCAGCGCTTGCGCAGTCGCCGCAGGCCGCTTCGCTGCCGGATGCGCCTCCGGATTGGGCCATCGGCCCCTTCACCCGGCCGGTCGAAGGCAACCCGGTGATCACGCCCGACCCGAAATCCACCTTCACGGACCCCATCACCCACCAGCCGGTGCGCTGGGAGGCGCTGCACACCTTCAATCCCGCGGCGGTGGTGCGCGACGGCAAGGTGTATGTGCTCTATCGCGCCGAGGATGATTCGGGCTCGATGGCCATCGGCATGCACACCTCGCGGCTCGGCCTGGCGGTGAGCGAGGACGGTATTCACTTCCGCCGCGAGGCGACCCCGGTCTTCTATCCCGCCGAAGACAGCCAGAAAGACCTGGAGTGGCCGGGCGGCGTCGAGGACCCGCGTCTGGTGGAGTCGCCGGATGCCCATTCCAGAAACCGTTATGTGCTGACTTATACGCAGTGGAATCGCAAGACCTATGCGGTGGGCATTGCGACCTCTCCGGACTTAGTTCACTGGACTAAGTCCGGTCCGGCTTTCAAGGGCGCGGCAGGCGGAAAATATGACAGCCTCCGTTACAAATCCGCCGGAATCCTGACAGCGATCGTCGATGGGCGTCTGAAGGCGGCGAAGATCGACGGCAAGTTCTGGATGTACTGGGGCGAGGGAGCCATTCATCTGGCCACATCGCAGGATCTGATCCACTGGACGCCGCTCGAAGATGCGAAGGGCGCACCGCAGGAGCTGCTGAAGTCGCGCGCCGGTCATTTCGACTCGTTTTTTCCGGAGACAGGACCACCGCCGGTGGTAACGAGGCAGGGCATCGTGGTCTTGTACAACGGCAAAAATGCAGCCGATGGCGGCGACACAAAGCTGGGTGCAGGGGCTTATGCCGTGGGTGAAGCGCTCTTCGACGCGGTACATCCGTCACAGTTAGAGGCACAATTCGACGAACCGGTGCTCTGGCCGGTGATGCCCTGGGAGAAGACGGGGCAATATGCGGCGGGCACGACCTTCGGCGAAGGGCTGGTGCTTTTTCACGGACAATGGTTTCTGTACTACGGCTGCGCCGATTCGCTGGTCGCGGTGGCGACGGCGCCGTATCGTCGTTAG
- a CDS encoding metallophosphoesterase family protein: MRIGVISDTHGLLRPEAVAALQGVDAILHAGDVGDPAILDALAAIAPVTTIRGNIDRKGSCAELPAIELVEMGGTSIYMLHDRQELDLDPVAAGIAAVISGHSHQPLIEWKKDVLYFNPGSAGPRRFSLPISLGILEIKDGRLEPRLITLG; the protein is encoded by the coding sequence ATGCGCATTGGAGTCATCTCGGACACGCACGGACTGCTCCGGCCCGAAGCCGTTGCGGCTCTGCAGGGCGTGGATGCCATCCTTCACGCAGGCGATGTCGGTGATCCTGCCATCCTCGATGCCCTCGCGGCCATCGCACCTGTCACCACCATACGCGGCAATATTGACCGTAAGGGCTCCTGCGCGGAGCTGCCCGCGATTGAGCTGGTGGAGATGGGCGGCACGTCGATCTATATGCTGCATGACCGCCAAGAGCTCGACCTCGATCCGGTAGCCGCAGGCATCGCAGCCGTCATCAGCGGACACTCGCATCAACCGCTGATCGAATGGAAAAAGGATGTGCTCTACTTCAATCCCGGCAGCGCTGGACCGCGCCGCTTCTCGCTGCCCATCTCGCTCGGCATTCTTGAGATAAAAGACGGCAGGCTGGAGCCCAGGCTGATCACGCTGGGGTGA
- a CDS encoding DHH family phosphoesterase — MKVRVFYHDKCFDGACSASLFTRFHRECIAKDAEYEFHGLVHRAGALFNEADFIGDENAIVDFKYSASPEITWWFDHHLSAFLTPADQQDFVQGVEDGRYAMRRFYDPTYTSCTSFLAHIAATKFGFDAQPVADLVKWADIVDGALYESPESAVEMAAPAMKLTLVIESTQDPAFIPRLIPLLTSMPLGEILKQPFVAELLPPLLERHEESVKLIRERSEEKDGTIYFDITDHQLEGYNKFIPYYLHPQATYSVGLSKSSFRTKVSVGSNPWTKADPAKMLNLATICERYGGGGHARVGAISFPPDRSDEARKAAAEILSELRAHQPLA; from the coding sequence TTGAAGGTTCGCGTTTTCTATCACGACAAGTGTTTCGATGGGGCCTGCTCGGCTTCTCTGTTTACCCGCTTTCATCGCGAGTGCATCGCGAAGGATGCCGAGTATGAGTTTCACGGGCTGGTGCACCGCGCCGGAGCGTTGTTCAACGAAGCGGACTTCATCGGAGACGAGAACGCGATTGTCGATTTCAAGTATTCGGCTTCGCCGGAGATTACCTGGTGGTTCGATCACCATCTGAGCGCTTTTCTGACGCCTGCTGACCAGCAGGATTTCGTGCAGGGCGTGGAAGACGGCCGCTATGCGATGCGCCGCTTCTATGACCCGACGTATACCTCCTGCACCAGCTTTCTCGCGCACATCGCTGCGACGAAGTTCGGTTTCGACGCGCAGCCGGTGGCGGATCTGGTGAAGTGGGCGGATATTGTGGACGGCGCGCTCTATGAGAGCCCCGAGTCCGCGGTCGAGATGGCTGCGCCAGCGATGAAGCTGACACTGGTGATCGAGTCGACGCAGGACCCGGCGTTTATTCCGCGCCTGATTCCGCTGCTCACTTCGATGCCTCTGGGCGAGATTCTCAAGCAGCCATTCGTGGCTGAGCTGTTGCCGCCGCTGCTCGAGCGGCATGAGGAGTCGGTGAAGCTAATCCGTGAGCGTTCGGAAGAGAAGGACGGCACGATCTACTTCGACATTACCGACCACCAGCTCGAGGGCTACAACAAGTTCATTCCCTACTACCTGCATCCGCAGGCGACGTACTCGGTGGGGCTGTCGAAGTCGAGCTTCCGCACCAAGGTGTCGGTGGGCTCGAATCCGTGGACCAAGGCCGATCCGGCGAAGATGCTGAACCTGGCGACGATCTGCGAGCGCTACGGCGGCGGCGGACATGCGCGGGTGGGCGCGATTTCCTTCCCTCCGGATCGTTCGGACGAAGCGCGCAAGGCGGCGGCGGAGATTCTGTCCGAGCTGCGGGCACATCAACCTCTGGCCTAA